The Gossypium arboreum isolate Shixiya-1 chromosome 6, ASM2569848v2, whole genome shotgun sequence DNA window CATATATATTGATTCATATAAGTTGAATTCATGCTTGGTGGGTTAGGACAGGACAAATCATTCTATGCGGATTCAAACGTGTGGCTTCAAGAAACAAATAGTCATGTGAATTCTTATACGGCGGAGCCCAACGTATAGCCTTAGCATGTAAACTTGAAGTTACATTTGAAGGGTCGTCATAACTTGAAACATGAGGACAATTCCAACGGACTGCCATAACTTGTGTATGCCTATGGTGATAAAGAATGAGAAGGATGAATGCGAAAGTGAATCGTAAAGTTTGTTAAAGTCGCGGATTTGACTTACTGCTCTAGACGTTCGGAAATAAATTTGGattttgacacaacctgaaacgaAATTGAATCAAAGtcagataaaacaattaaaataaataactaaaataaaataataaatcaaatattaaggaagcgaataaagaagataaatggaaagataaAACGTGAcatgtagaagtcctaagaagccttggaaataTGAAAAATCTACAACCCTCTTCAAACGGCTCTAATTTCCCTTCCAAGATAGAAACCTtagcaagaaaaagtttgaatatGATCCtcacaatctaaaaagattgttaaaactcttctaaaagaaattcaagagaaattattgaaaaagaaaaaccctGAGAGAATttaagttttaaactaaactttattgttaacataaaattctgaaataacttaaaatacttaatagttATCAAAAATTaggaataaaataataagagctaataaatacaatattaggctcgtatataataaaaattaagcctaaaactcgaacccaatatgatttaaactcaaattaaaacCCAGACATTCGTAATTCCCATCATAATCTTGTTCAAAAATTCTGCTCGCGCAGTCTTCACTAAAACAGTCATAACTTGAGATCCCAAACTTAATATCGAGTGATTCAAAATGCGTTTCGAAGCTAAGAGCTAGATTTTCAAACAACATGAAGAATCTCAATCCAGAAATGTCAagatcccatccaaaaagttGTCGCAAGTATGTTGATTTCCCAAGCTTGAAAATTGGCAGTTTTGGTGAttggaattaaataattttcaCCTCATCTGTGCATGTATCCTATGGCCATGggacatacatacatacataaggCTCAAAGCTTTAGACTTCGTAGTGTCTCATACTTGAGAAAAGCCCTTGCAAGGTCATCACATACTTGTGTGCATATATCTCCTTATAGTCCAACTTAACCTCCGTAAAGCCAAAGAACATGCATATACATTCTCTGTACCCATCAATCGAACCTCTGCAAAGCAAAATAACAAGTGGCACAAAGTGCACAACATGACATCTCCTTATTCTTTCATCCATCGTTACATTCCTCCCTACTCCACATATCATTCATTTTCACTAAAATAACATATAGCAAACATTCAACGATTCCCACACTCAGCTATACATAAAAATTACTAGCACAAAACAGAGCATACCAAACATTTCACCACAGTCTCTAATACACATTACAATCAGTGGATCGTTCAACAAAACAAtataatcaataataatttacCCAGTAAACATCTCATCAATACCACAAGCTTATGCCCTCAACCAGACATGCATATACATACCAACGCTTAACACGAATCATCATACAGGAAATATCTCACAGCAGAGCCACATCTTGACGTCAGATGAACATGCAACATAATTTTTCCAAGAAACCACAGTCCAAACCACCATACTAAACATGCAAAACAAAAACTAAAGGTTTGAGTTCAGGAACTCACCAACAAGCATTCCTAGAAGCCAATATCACCTTCCCCTACTTAGTTTCTCCTTTGCCGCTTGATCCTCTTCCTTTTCTATTAGTAGGTTGCCAAAATCTCCATTTCTCGAACCAAAACGTTCATTTCCACCCATATGCAGACTGTTCCCTTAATCCTTTTTCTATTGTTTACAAAACAACCTAGAGAAGAAATGGAAGAAAAGTAGTGAATGTAAGTGTTAGGATTTTAACCcgattaagtaacgaacaagaaaatagcagaataaattgagaaattgaacacacaaatttaacgtggaaaaacccctccaaagaagataaaaaaccacaggcaaagataattttactataatggcaaaagaacgaagagtacaaaagatggaaacaaaaactaaacctcgaaaactcgaaaacaaagaacccacaaaacgtaaacataaaattctctaaatgtgttatgagttctaatctctaatgggtgtgttTTCTAATATTGTAAAAGagctatttataggctaaattcataaatcaaataataataaaataatctaaactaatagtgtttgattgaaacaagtaaatagagtttaactgaaagattgtttttcaaatttgactgaaaataggagtcatatttaacaaatctccaccttgactcatatttccacaacgccatctttgccaaagcctacCACGAGGCTATCTTGAACTAtgtagggaattaactgagttgaatttgtgcttagaaactggaagacttctagccttcgacttgtacactgccaaaacAAAACTAACCCcagtctgattttcacgaacacagtgccctaacttttcaaaacctgcatccaaaagagaacctctcttcaacgaaacagtcatacctttttccatcctatgaccaagttgcctccgctccaaacaagttgacttcaactccgtaaaggacgagggacgtccgatttcaccggtcactgtataACTTTCCAGAATATAATGACtgccggttcttttaccttttaacaaaatgagaactccacgagatactttaataccgctcgactcgatgttgattttgcatcaTTTCAAGTttaaaatacttaaggagatgagattctttcgttaATTAGGTACATagctgacatctgagagtgtcctaatcgtctcatcgtgcatcttaattttaacagtaccaataccaattaccttactagatggatcgtttcccatgcgcacaactccaccttcaatcgaactatatgtggagaaccattttctattgggacacatgtggaaagaacatcttgaatctaggatccactcggacgtgagcttggtgttatcatttgttgacactaacaagaaatcatccccattttcatcggccaaattagcaccagctacatcttcctcattACTCTCAGcagtttttttttatttcgcagtttagaacaatctgctttgacgtgacctaactttttacaatagcgacaccttttatctcgtttctttgatgctaccaaaacgaaagcttgcctatctgtcttgctatccaaatgaagctcattgtcgagtttgtctctactcaacaaatgacccttcacatcttcgaacgagagtttgtgtctgccataaatcagggtcttcctgaaagacttgtatgataGGGGTAaaaagcacaataatagcatagcctaatcttcatcgtcaatatgaacctcaacattctttaaatcatttaaaagagtaatgaattgactgatgtgatctctaagaagcccACCTttgttcatgcgaaacgtaaatagacgttgtttcaacactaaacggttagccagagacttagtcgcataaagagtttctaaccttttccacaatgcagatgaggtcttctccatcaatacctcctacaatatcgtattcgtgaggcacaactggattgcagataaagccttttcatcaagctcttcttattctgttttattttgattctcaggctttttcccgataacaacctttttcaagcctgattgaactagaattaccatcatccgaacttggcacagattgaaatttgtctcaccatcaaacttctcaatttcaaaccttattgttgccatctctgaatgggctgatctatgaaaattgaactagctctgataccacttgttaggattttaacccgattaagtaacaaacaagaaaatagcagaataaattaaaaaattaaacacacaaatttaacgtgaaaaaacccctccaaagaggataaaaaatcacgggcaaagataattttactataatggcaaaagaacgaaaagtacaaaagatggaaataaaaactaaaccccgaaaacccgaaagcaaaacccacaaaacgtaaacacaaaattctctaaatgttttatgagttctaatctctaatgggtgtgttttctaaggttgtaaaagagcctatttataggctaaattcataaatcaaataataataaaataatctaaactaatcagtgtttgattgaaataagtaaacagagtttaactgaaatattatttttcaaatttgattgaaaatagGAGTCAAATTTAACAGTAAGAATGAGGGAATGAGGGGGGTCTGGGATCCTACAGGCAACTCCAATTCTCCTCGTTACCCCTCCTTTCCTTTGATCTCTAGAATTCAgtaaacattaaattttttataacatCGTTATTATGTTTTCCATTCTTGTAGTTACTTCTCAACCATTTGACTTCACTCCaattaatatatttgtacaaaaattaatatattttcaattaatatttaataatttttatcttaatcatatttaaattttataattacattataaacacaattattaaattaatttattaaatgtaatcaataattatatatttatatttacatataatatatataaaaatatttaaaatatcgatAAATCCgaaacaaaatatcaatcaatacTAATATTATAACTTGTAAGCAGATTACTTATATTAAAAAAATGAGTTAGAAAAATCATGTTGATTTGATATTTTCTAtagtttaataatataaatattataatgttAACATGTTACATTTTATTTTGAGTTATTCTATGCATATGTTTTTTAAAAGAAAGTTATATGTATTAATATAAATACAGTCTCAATTACGATTTCAAATGCAAATAACATAGTTTGAATAATTATGATTGAAATTAATATATGATCGGAttgataaatgaaatatatttaaatttagacataaataaaattgaatataATTTATAGCaagatttaaattaaaattaatttacataaaataaGACTTCAAATTAGTatgagtttgaatggacagataCAGTACATTTAACTTACTTTTTATTTTACGTTACCGTATTATTACAAACGTATCACACATTTAAATCTATCcttaaacatttaatttttttttaatttcagacTTACCATTAATTCAAAATCTCATGGAcggcaaatttttttattgacattataACTAAGAAATGTAGAAATTGAGGGGTTTCATGTTTATAGCCTTCACATGGAGAATTAAGAATAATTCAACGacgaaaatgattaaaatttcttttattttaggcGATAAGTGTCAAATATTCATCATAAATTTCATCTAAATGACTTAGAtataatctatcaatttaacaaaatatctcccttttttattttaactgcttaaaataatttattaaaatcagAAAAAAAAAGGTTTAGCCAATTATTAATTAGGATGAAAATGGATGGTTTGATGAATTAGTTTCTATTTGGTGTCTTGTGACGGATAGATAGTGCCATGGATTGGACGTCACTATAAGAGAAAAGTCACTAAAAAATAAAAGCAAAGCCTTCACTCATATTGCATCATATAAATGCTCTTATTTATTaggattttaataatttctaataGTATTAAATATATTTGACATAATTTGGGtgaaagaatttttttttgtgaaaaatatatatttatttattttaaaattaaatttgtaaGTATTTTGATTTTTTCCGTAGCATTTTGAGGTTTAAGGTTTAAATCTTGTTATAATATTTGTTAtttgttaaaaaataatttttagatttttttcatttaaattagagtttaattagttCATGAAATTAGCTCAATCGAaagttttatattaatatataaattgaaatatattCGAGTTAGTTTCAAGTTCAAGTTTGTTTCAAGGTTgggtttttttaattttatgtcaTTTAGGGTTTAAACCGTTTTGAGTTCAAGTTATTTGAGTTCTTTAAGATGAAATCATTACAAGTTTTGATCACTTTGGGTTCAAGTTTTTTCGAGTTCATATAGTTTAGTTTTGAGTTTGAGTTGTTGAATTTTTATGATCAAATCGTAATGGGtcaaattttgatttaaattgaattttcatatacaaatcaaaacTGATGGTTACGACACATTTCgtgaaatatatttaaaaatctaaaaaaaaaaataaagacaaacatcatcatctcttttttttaatattaatttcattatatgttattattaaatTTACTTTTTTGATACAATATCCCTCCCCAATCTTTAAATAGGGTGTTAATGCATTTCAGCACACTCGATCTATGTCCTCTTACATTGATAACAATACCGTTATCAATCTAATTAAAACTCAATCGACAACATACATCATCATCTTAACCGTTATGAAAGCTTTTATTTTCCTTGCAATAATAatcttaatatttaataaattaactcAGGTCTATATGTATTCCTAATTagacaattcaaattcaaatttttagACAATATTATTAAGAGTAATATCTCAAAAATTAATATTCataaatagtaatttaatataatttagaaATCTCTAGAGGgagtttttggaaaatttttatatattatataaatgcaAAAGCTATATGCATAGGTTGAATTTGACCAACCTTTTcactaaaaaaaaaaccaacaatgatcacaataaataaagaaaaacttTATGCaaaaatttaatactaaaaaCATTTTAAACAATACTTAATTGAGAATGAATAGTTTTCCCTTTCCCCCTCTTCAATCCTCTCATTATAAAATCCAGGCAGAGAGAAGTAGAAAAAGATAtgaaaaaagggaaaagaaaaccaTTAAAATATTGTTTAAGAATTaagagtgaaaaaaaaaaaaaagtaggaaAATCTTGGCCATAGCTCCTTCTTAGCCTTTATTAAAATCTCAAATAATTTAATTTCCTCCCAACAATGAACGTCTTGTCAACCAACCCATAGCCCATGCTGGTTTaagcttttctttttttattttttatctaccCCTTTTCCCTCATCTTCTTCAACTTTCTCAGCTCATTTCTgggtttcttttcctttttctgggTACCATTCTTTTATGCAATTTTCACCTAGATTCAAGACCCTTTGATATAAAACTGCAAAGGATTTCATTAGTTTCCCATTCGTTTTATTGTTAGATTTGATATGAAAAAATGGTGAgctgtggttttttttttttttttgcagtgaATGATCAGTAGGGTGTCTTAGCTATATACTCTTCTAGGGTTTCCATTCTTTAGGGTTttctttacctttttttttttaaaatttttcttgttCAGTTTTATAATAATGGAATATAATCAGATAAATGAGAATAATAGTACTAGTAGGGGAAATTTCTTGTACGCATCTCAAGTTCTTGCATCAAATGGTTCTCCATATGGTAGAACAAGTAGTGGGTCAATACCGCCAGTTTTAACCTCTTTTCATCTTCAACCGAGTGATCAACACCCAATTGTGAAAACTGAAGCTAGTACCTCACAACATGCCCAAAAATTCCattacaacaacaacaacaataaccCTTTGTTGAGAGGGCATCAACCAATTCATCACCAACAAGAAGGGAATGAAAGCTCTAGTGAAGTGGAAGCTATTAAAGCCAAGATCATAGCTCATCCTCAGTACTCAAATCTCCTTGAAGCTTACATGGATTGTCAAAAAGTGAGTTAcccaattaattaatttagttaccCTTTGTTTTTCTCACTTAAAAGCTTCTTTTTATGCTATAGGTAGGAGCTCCACCTGAAGTAGTGGCACGACTAGCAGCTGTTCGACAAGAGTTCGAAGCAAGGCAAAGATCTTCAGTAACATCAAGAGATAACTCAAAAGACGCTGAACTTGATCAGTTTATGgtgattttgtttcttttttggtTATCACTTTTGTGGGGGTATAAATTTCATGGCAACTGCTCGTTGTATTTActggtaaattttttttatggatccATAAAACCCAGGAAGCTTACTATGATATGTTGGTGAAATATCGGGAGGAACTAACGAGACCAATACAAGAAGCTTGGGATTTCATGCGGAGGATCGAAGCTCAACTTAACATGCTTGGCAATGGTCCTGTGCGGATCTTTAATTCTGGTACTTTCTTTTTTCCCATTTTCAGCATGCTTAATGAAGATGATTTGCTTGGATTCCTTTGGAAATTGTAGACCTGAgcctatgcatgtatatatatgcatatatgtatatctctctctctctttcattCATTTGCCATGGCTTCTCTTTC harbors:
- the LOC108484223 gene encoding homeobox protein knotted-1-like 2 isoform X2, yielding MEYNQINENNSTSRGNFLYASQVLASNGSPYGRTSSGSIPPVLTSFHLQPSDQHPIVKTEASTSQHAQKFHYNNNNNNPLLRGHQPIHHQQEGNESSSEVEAIKAKIIAHPQYSNLLEAYMDCQKVGAPPEVVARLAAVRQEFEARQRSSVTSRDNSKDAELDQFMEAYYDMLVKYREELTRPIQEAWDFMRRIEAQLNMLGNGPVRIFNSDEKCEGVGSSEEDQDNSGGETELPEIDPRAEDRELKNHLLRKYSGYLSSLKQELSKKKKKGKLPKEARQKLLSWWELHYKWPYPSIIWVSHWSQFGPDLGRKPPFEKEYVKINLILNPPKGKPRI
- the LOC108484223 gene encoding homeobox protein knotted-1-like 2 isoform X1, which encodes MEYNQINENNSTSRGNFLYASQVLASNGSPYGRTSSGSIPPVLTSFHLQPSDQHPIVKTEASTSQHAQKFHYNNNNNNPLLRGHQPIHHQQEGNESSSEVEAIKAKIIAHPQYSNLLEAYMDCQKVGAPPEVVARLAAVRQEFEARQRSSVTSRDNSKDAELDQFMEAYYDMLVKYREELTRPIQEAWDFMRRIEAQLNMLGNGPVRIFNSDEKCEGVGSSEEDQDNSGGETELPEIDPRAEDRELKNHLLRKYSGYLSSLKQELSKKKKKGKLPKEARQKLLSWWELHYKWPYPSETEKVALAESTGLDQKQINNWFINQRKRHWKPSEDMQFMVMDGLHPQNAALYMDGHYMGDGPYCLGP